A single Elephas maximus indicus isolate mEleMax1 chromosome 2, mEleMax1 primary haplotype, whole genome shotgun sequence DNA region contains:
- the MRPS30 gene encoding 39S ribosomal protein S30, mitochondrial — MAAARCWRLVPRSRGLSLHTAAASATSAIVAPETSGSDVASAPVARYPPIVASLTAKSKAARQRRIERWQAAVHAAESVDEKLRILTKMQFMKYVVYPQTFARNADRWYQGFTKTVFMSGLPPQLVAPAPALELASLRAAACDCLLQEHFYLRRKRRAPLYQDREAIASPFLDQLVAALVGLLSLHNPTLAGAAIDYKRPVHLFWMRGEEIIPSGHRKGRVDALRYQIDDKPHNQIRISKQLTEFVPLDYSVPIEIPVQSCKPDKLPLFKRQYENTIFIGSKTADPYCYGHTQFHLLPDKLKRERLLKQNCADQIEVVFRANAIASLFAWTGAQAMYQGFWSEADVTRPFVSQGVITDGKYFSFFCYQLNTLALTAQADQNNPRKNICWGTHSKPLYETIEGNEVKGFNDDVLLHLVRFLLNRPKEEDKSQLLEN, encoded by the exons ATGGCGGCGGCCAGGTGCTGGAGGCTCGTGCCTCGCAGTCGGGGACTGTCACTGCACACCGCGGCCGCCTCAGCCACCTCGGCCATCGTGGCTCCGGAGACGTCTGGCTCAGATGTCGCGTCGGCCCCCGTTGCCCGCTACCCACCGATTGTGGCCTCCTTGACTGCCAAAAGCAAGGCGGCGCGGCAGCGGCGGATAGAGCGGTGGCAGGCGGCGGTGCACGCGGCCGAGTCGGTAGATGAGAAGCTGCGAATCCTCACCAAGATGCAGTTCATGAAGTACGTGGTTTACCCGCAGACCTTCGCCCGGAACGCTGACCGCTGGTACCAGGGCTTCACCAAGACCGTGTTCATGTCGGGCCTGCCGCCGCAGCTGGTGGCGCCTGCGCCTGCGTTGGAGCTGGCCTCCCTGCGCGCAGCCGCCTGTGACTGCCTTCTGCAGGAGCACTTCTACCTGCGGCGCAAGCGGCGCGCGCCCCTCTACCAGGACCGCGAGGCTATCGCTTCGCCCTTCCTGGACCAGCTGGTGGCCGCTCTCGTGGGCCTGCTTAGCCTGCACAACCCGACCTTGGCAGGCGCCGCCATCG ATTATAAGCGCCCAGTTCACCTTTTCTGGATGCGTGGTGAAGAAATTATTCCAAGTGGTCATCGGAAGGGTCGAGTTGACGCTTTGCGATACCAGATAGATGATAAACCACACAACCAGATTCGGATATCCAAGCAACTTACAGAG ttTGTACCGCTGGATTATTCTGTTCCTATAGAAATCCCTGTTCAGAGTTGTAAGCCAGACAAACTTCCGTTATTCAAACGACAATATGAAAACACCATATTTATTG gTTCGAAAACAGCAGATCCATACTGTTATGGTCACACCCAGTTTCATTTGTTACCTGACAAGTTAAAAAGGGAAAGGCTCTTGAAACAGAACTGTGCTGATCAGATCGAAGTTGTTTTTCGAGCTAATGCTATTGCAAGCCTTTTTGCTTGGACTGGAGCACAAGCCATGTATCAAG GATTCTGGAGTGAAGCAGATGTTACCCGGCCTTTTGTCTCCCAGGGCGTGATCACAGATGGAAAATACTTCTCCTTTTTCTGTTACCAGTTAAATACTTTGGCACTGACCGCACAAGCTGATCAGAATAACCCTCGTAAAAATATATGCTGGGGGACGCACAGTAAGCCTCTTTATGAAACAATCGAAGGTAATGAGGTGAAAGGTTTTAATGATGATGTTCTACTTCACTTAGTTCGTTTTCTACTGAATAGACCAAAAGAAGAAGACAAATCGCAGTTGTTGGAAAACTAA